One genomic window of Haloarchaeobius salinus includes the following:
- a CDS encoding coiled-coil protein, translating to MAESIETSKNVELTEDDLQNKSKGQLIKLAGQLRDRRNDLNQMASERASERDDLNAKTREKVDEAQEHREKRDELNELVQEHKQKRNELNAEANELFDKVEEMKSDLELDDGKDLEQLESEIEDLEFKQQTEVLSSEEEKELIEKIEAKREEYQSRKEKMGDNDDLDDLVEEAEEVRSEASTHHQKVTELADKAQEHHNQMIEAYREADDIRDEADEMHEKFVEAQEAADRHHEDFVRVQKRLRELDKQEEEQKQSSRDQKRKEAEEEAEEIYQRFKEGETLDTEDLMKLQKAGRL from the coding sequence ATGGCAGAATCGATAGAGACATCCAAGAACGTAGAACTCACCGAAGACGACCTGCAGAACAAATCCAAAGGACAGCTGATCAAGCTCGCAGGGCAGCTTCGGGACCGACGTAACGACCTCAACCAGATGGCTTCTGAGCGCGCCTCCGAGCGCGACGACCTCAACGCGAAGACTCGCGAGAAGGTCGACGAAGCACAGGAGCACCGCGAGAAGCGCGACGAGCTCAACGAGCTGGTCCAGGAGCACAAGCAGAAGCGCAACGAGCTGAACGCCGAGGCCAACGAGCTCTTCGACAAGGTCGAGGAGATGAAGTCCGACCTCGAGCTCGACGACGGCAAGGACCTTGAGCAGCTCGAGTCCGAGATCGAGGACCTCGAGTTCAAGCAGCAGACCGAGGTGCTCTCGTCCGAGGAGGAGAAGGAGCTCATCGAGAAGATCGAGGCCAAGCGCGAGGAGTACCAGTCGCGCAAGGAGAAGATGGGCGACAACGACGACCTCGACGACCTCGTCGAGGAGGCCGAGGAGGTCCGCTCCGAGGCGTCGACCCATCACCAGAAGGTCACGGAGCTCGCGGACAAGGCCCAGGAGCACCACAACCAGATGATCGAGGCCTACCGCGAGGCCGACGACATCCGTGACGAGGCCGACGAGATGCACGAGAAGTTCGTCGAGGCCCAGGAGGCGGCCGACCGCCACCACGAGGACTTCGTCCGCGTCCAGAAGCGCCTGCGCGAGCTCGACAAGCAGGAGGAAGAGCAGAAGCAGTCCAGCCGCGACCAGAAGCGCAAGGAGGCCGAGGAGGAGGCCGAGGAGATCTACCAGCGCTTCAAGGAGGGCGAGACCCTCGACACCGAGGACCTCATGAAGCTGCAGAAGGCGGGCCGTCTCTGA
- the sppA gene encoding signal peptide peptidase SppA, producing the protein MSATTRLGRLVVTVLGTVFGVLVGLFLFQVLPDTGFGTVEVLLTLATALAFAVVSGRFARNAFPAYNVAEVAVEGPITRDGGGSLVSPPGGATADEIVEQIDRADDDSAVDALLVKLNTPGGEVIPSDDIRLAAERFDGPTVAYSNDLCASGGYWIASGCDELWARDGTLVGSIGVRMGNLNLKELGDRVGVDYNELTAGEYKNAGSPFEEFTADDREYLQGLVDSWYDEFVDVVAEGRDLDDELVRDTEARVYLGRDAHELGLVDDLGTRDDVEAHVESLLGESVSVEEFRPHRRLRARTMLGATRVAYAAGAGVASVLGGDDEVELKL; encoded by the coding sequence ATGAGTGCAACGACGCGGCTCGGACGGCTGGTCGTGACGGTCCTCGGGACGGTGTTCGGCGTGCTGGTCGGCCTGTTCCTGTTCCAGGTCCTCCCGGACACGGGGTTCGGGACCGTGGAGGTACTGCTGACGCTGGCGACGGCGCTGGCGTTCGCGGTCGTCTCGGGGCGCTTCGCCCGGAACGCGTTCCCGGCGTACAACGTCGCCGAGGTCGCCGTCGAGGGACCGATAACCCGCGACGGCGGCGGCTCGCTGGTCAGCCCGCCGGGCGGGGCGACCGCCGACGAGATCGTCGAGCAGATCGACCGCGCGGACGACGACAGCGCGGTCGACGCGCTGCTCGTGAAGCTGAACACGCCCGGCGGCGAGGTGATCCCGAGCGACGACATCCGGCTCGCGGCCGAGCGCTTCGACGGGCCGACCGTGGCGTACTCGAACGACCTCTGTGCCAGCGGCGGCTACTGGATCGCGAGCGGCTGCGACGAGCTGTGGGCGCGCGACGGGACGCTCGTCGGGAGCATCGGGGTTCGTATGGGCAACCTGAACCTCAAGGAGCTGGGCGACCGGGTCGGCGTCGACTACAACGAGCTGACCGCCGGCGAGTACAAGAACGCGGGCTCGCCGTTCGAGGAGTTCACCGCCGACGACCGCGAGTACCTCCAGGGGCTCGTCGACAGCTGGTACGACGAGTTCGTGGACGTGGTCGCCGAGGGTCGGGACCTCGACGACGAGCTGGTGCGGGACACCGAGGCGCGGGTGTACCTCGGCAGGGACGCACACGAACTCGGGCTCGTCGACGACCTCGGCACGAGAGACGACGTGGAGGCCCACGTCGAGTCGCTGCTCGGAGAGTCGGTCAGCGTCGAGGAGTTCCGGCCGCACCGCCGCCTCCGGGCCCGGACGATGCTCGGTGCCACGCGGGTCGCGTACGCCGCTGGCGCGGGCGTCGCGAGCGTCCTCGGCGGCGACGACGAGGTCGAACTGAAGCTGTAA